DNA sequence from the Sinomonas terrae genome:
GCTCGACGGTGACAACGTGGTCGACCGCTCGGACCGCACCTCCTGGTACACGGGGCCGACTCTGATTGAGCTGCTCGAGTCGCTGCCTGGTACGGACGAACTTGACGATGCCCAAGAGCCGTTCCGCTTCCCGGTTCAGACGGTTATCCGGCCGCAGGGCGCGCTCGCGCCGGGGCTGGATGACGCCGAGTTCCGCGACTACCGCGCGTATGCGGGGCAGGTCACAGAGGGCATCGTGCGCGTGGGCGACCGCGTGTCCGTGGTGACGCCCGGCCAGGCCTCGCGGGAGACGACCGTGGTGGGAATCGACGTCGCGGGCCGCTCGCTCGAGGAGGCCGCGGCGCCCCTCTCGGTTGCGCTGCGGCTTGCGGACGAGTTCGATGTGGCGCGCGGGGACACGATCGCGGCCGCCGGCACGCTCCCCGAGAGCACCGCGGATCTGTACGGATCGCTCTGCTGGCTCTCGACCAAGCCCCTACGGGAGGGCGCGAGGGTCCTCGTGAAGCACGGCACCTCGACCGTTCGGGCGTTGGTTCGTTCGGTGACGGGCAAGCTGGACCTCGACAGCTTCGAGGTCACGCCCGCCTCGGGTCTTGAGCTCAACGACATCGGCGAGGCGCAGCTCCGGCTCGCAGCACCGCTCCCGCTCGAGCCGTACGCTGCCCATCGTCGCACGGGCGCATTCCTCGTGATCGATCCACAGGACGGCGCGACGCTCGCCGCCGGCATGGTTCGCGAGCACCCGGGCGATACCGAGGACGAGCGGTACTGGATCTAGCCTCGCCGCCCGGCGCGCTCCCGCCCGGTTGTGTTTTCCCAATCAGTCCGCGCCGCGGCGTTTCTGCCGCGGCGCGGACTTTTTCGCGTGAGAAACGGGCTGGAGCGGGCCACAGCCAGCCCTAGACGCCCTCGCCGACCTCTAGGGAGGGCGTCAACGACCCTCTATGACGCCCCATGACGTACGGTGAACGACCGTGACCGGCCCCTTGGGCCCCCCATAGCCCCTCCCTACGCTGGAATGCATGGTCCGCACCAACCGCCTCGTCACAGCAGGGCGAATGCCCCGATGTCGGGCACGTCGCTAGGCCCGCATCAGACCTCCCGACCTATTTCCAGCGAGACCCGAGGACTCACCATGAGCAAGAGCCCTGCCCCAGACACAGGGACGCCCCAGCGCGTCCGGATTACCGCCGAGACTGACACGACCCGCGCCAGGCGAGGTCGAGGTCTCACGATCGGCATCGGAGCCGCCCTCGTCCTCCTCCTTGGAGTCGGCGCCGCCATCGCAACCGCCAACGCCAACCAGACGGCGAGCCAGCCGAACCAGGCCGCCATCGCCC
Encoded proteins:
- a CDS encoding sulfate adenylyltransferase subunit 1, whose protein sequence is MTAEATLEQPTLEQGTLFRFATAGSVDDGKSTLVGRLLHDSKAILADQLDAVARTSEARGFGGEKGGLDLALLTDGLRAEREQGITIDVAYRYFATDRRTFILADCPGHVQYTKNTVTGASTADAVVLLIDARKGVLEQTRRHLSVAALLRVPHVVVAVNKIDLVDFSESVFASISADVARVARELGLREAVAIPVSALDGDNVVDRSDRTSWYTGPTLIELLESLPGTDELDDAQEPFRFPVQTVIRPQGALAPGLDDAEFRDYRAYAGQVTEGIVRVGDRVSVVTPGQASRETTVVGIDVAGRSLEEAAAPLSVALRLADEFDVARGDTIAAAGTLPESTADLYGSLCWLSTKPLREGARVLVKHGTSTVRALVRSVTGKLDLDSFEVTPASGLELNDIGEAQLRLAAPLPLEPYAAHRRTGAFLVIDPQDGATLAAGMVREHPGDTEDERYWI